In the genome of Streptomyces pactum, one region contains:
- a CDS encoding GNAT family N-acetyltransferase: MDVPTVTVAAGVRLRPLVPEDAGALCDAYVRNREHLRRWEPVRAARFHTPEGQADRIRDQLAQQAEGRLAAWVLDDGERIVGTATLNSIVLGPLRSASLGYWIDGGLTGRGLATAATLAVLGIADERLGLHRVEASTHVANTASQRVLAKCGFERIGLAPRYLHINGEWADHILFQHILNDRRPPG, translated from the coding sequence ATGGACGTTCCCACCGTGACCGTGGCCGCCGGGGTGCGGCTGCGCCCGCTCGTCCCGGAGGACGCCGGGGCCCTGTGCGACGCCTACGTACGGAACCGGGAGCACCTGCGGCGCTGGGAGCCGGTCCGGGCCGCCCGCTTCCACACCCCCGAGGGCCAGGCCGACCGCATCCGCGACCAGCTCGCGCAGCAGGCCGAGGGCCGGCTGGCGGCGTGGGTGCTGGACGACGGCGAGCGGATCGTCGGCACCGCCACCCTGAACAGCATCGTCCTGGGCCCCCTGCGCAGCGCCTCCCTCGGCTACTGGATCGACGGCGGCCTCACCGGCCGGGGGCTGGCCACCGCCGCCACGCTGGCGGTCCTCGGCATCGCCGACGAGCGGCTCGGCCTGCACCGGGTGGAGGCGAGCACGCACGTGGCGAACACCGCGTCGCAGCGGGTCCTGGCCAAGTGCGGCTTCGAGCGGATCGGGCTCGCGCCCCGCTACCTCCACATCAACGGGGAGTGGGCCGACCACATCCTCTTCCAGCACATCCTGAACGACCGCCGCCCGCCCGGATAG
- a CDS encoding SMI1/KNR4 family protein has protein sequence MDGIWTGVRERVLALREAPGRTEVFGAESPRGGGHGFELLPVLTEAEVRAVERSLAVELPAEYRSFLLEVGAGGAGPDYGLFPLRPPGPDTPPSPEPPFRPELTAELESGEPERDDYADEAAFLAAYQLWDARADELHDALTDGTLCIGERGCAYYNLLVINGPHLGTVWEDVRAVGEGVVPLRLPGGTGPVPFARWYLNWLHHAERRAWDTAAGAPPRPRATDGAA, from the coding sequence ATGGACGGCATCTGGACGGGCGTCCGCGAGCGGGTGCTGGCGCTGCGGGAGGCGCCGGGCCGGACGGAGGTGTTCGGCGCCGAGTCGCCTCGCGGCGGCGGCCACGGCTTCGAGCTGCTGCCGGTCCTCACCGAGGCGGAGGTGCGGGCGGTGGAGCGGTCGCTCGCCGTCGAGCTGCCCGCGGAGTACCGGAGCTTCCTGCTGGAGGTGGGGGCCGGCGGCGCGGGGCCGGACTACGGGCTCTTCCCGCTGCGACCGCCCGGCCCGGACACCCCGCCCTCGCCCGAGCCCCCGTTCCGGCCCGAGCTGACGGCCGAGCTGGAGAGCGGCGAGCCGGAGCGGGACGACTACGCCGACGAGGCCGCCTTCCTCGCCGCGTACCAGCTCTGGGACGCCCGCGCCGACGAGCTGCACGACGCCCTCACCGACGGCACCCTCTGCATCGGCGAGCGGGGCTGCGCGTACTACAACCTGCTCGTGATCAACGGCCCCCACCTCGGCACGGTCTGGGAGGACGTCCGGGCGGTCGGCGAGGGGGTGGTGCCGCTCCGGCTGCCGGGCGGGACCGGGCCGGTGCCGTTCGCGCGGTGGTACCTGAACTGGCTTCACCACGCCGAGCGGCGCGCCTGGGACACCGCGGCCGGGGCCCCGCCGCGCCCGCGTGCCACCGACGGCGCCGCCTGA